Proteins encoded in a region of the Onychostoma macrolepis isolate SWU-2019 chromosome 20, ASM1243209v1, whole genome shotgun sequence genome:
- the LOC131527236 gene encoding cytochrome c oxidase assembly factor 7 yields the protein MAGLVNFEDEQEVKQFLDNLGAEYSYQCYREKDPEGCQRLADYLEGVKKNYESTAQVLKHNCEVNGHGESCYKLGAYHVTGKGGVTECLKTAFSCFMKACNSKGKKSVDGCHNVALLAHDGRAMEGGVDAKIAQQYYEKACEGGFAPSCFNLSTLLIQGSPGVDKNMPLALKYALRACELGHVWGCANASRMYKLGDGTNKDDQKAEELKNRARELHGEMKERQLKFGE from the exons ATGGCCGGGTTGGTTAACTTTGAAGACGAACAGGAGGTGAAGCAGTTTCTGGATAATTTAGGAGCGGAGTACAGCTATCAGTGTTACCGGGAGAAGGATCCCGAAG GCTGTCAGAGGTTGGCAGATTATTTGGAGGGTGTGAAGAAGAACTATGAGTCCACAGCCCAGGTTCTCAAACACAACTGCGAGGTGAATGGCCATGGAGAGAGCTGCTATAAGCTCGGTGCTTACCATGTTACCGGCAAAG GTGGTGTGACGGAGTGTTTAAAGACTGCATTCTCCTGTTTTATGAAGGCATGTAACAGCAAAGGGAAGAAGTCAGTGGACGGTTGTCACAACGTAGCTCTGCTTGCCCATGACGGGCGAGCCATGGAGGGGGGAGTTGATGCGAAGATTGCTCAGCAGTACTACGAGAAGGCTTGTGAGGGAGGCTTCGCCCCCAGCTGTTTCAACCTGAGCACTCTTTTAATCCAGGGATCTCCAGGGGTGGACAAAAACATGCCGCTGGCTCTCAAGTACGCCCTGCGAGCCTGCGAGCTGGGACACGTATGGGGCTGCGCCAATGCCAGTCGCATGTACAAACTGGGTGATGGGACAAATAAGGATGATCAGAAAGCAGAGGAGCTGAAGAACAGGGCCAGAGAACTCCACGGAGAGATGAAAGAACGCCAACTCAAATTTGGGGAGTGA